From the Debaryomyces hansenii CBS767 chromosome F complete sequence genome, the window ACcattttggttttggaTTTTGGTTCCCAATACTCCCATTTAATCACTCGTCGTTTGAGAGAATTTAATGTGTACGCTGAAATGTTGCCATGCACCCAAAAGATTTCAGAATTGACCTGGAAACCAAAGGGTATCATTTTGTCTGGAGGACCATACTCTGTGTACGAAGACGGATCTCCTCACGTTGACCAcgatattttcaagttgAATGTGCCTATCTTGGGTATATGTTACGGTATGCAAGAATTAGCTTGGATTAACGGTAAGGGTGTTGCTAGAGGTGACAAGAGAGAGTACGGTCCAGCCACTTTGAATGTTGAAGATTCATCTTGTTCTTTATTCAAGGGCGTTGATCACTCTCAAGTCTGGATGTCTCACGGTGACAAATTGCACGCTTTACCAACTGGTTTCAAGGTTGTTGCTACCTCTGACAACTCTCCATTCGCTGCCATTTCCAACGAAAAGGAAAACATTTTTGGTATTCAATTCCACCCAGAAGTAACCCACACCAAGCAAGGTAAGGTTTTATTGAGAAACTTTGCTATTGACATCTGTCAGGCCTCAAACAACTGGACTATGgaaaatttcattgataCTGAAATTGCcagaattcaaaaattagTCGGTCCAACTGCCGAAGTTATTGGTGCTGTTTCTGGTGGTGTCGACTCTACCGTCGGTGCTAAGATTATGAAAGAAGCCATCGGTGACCGTTTCCATGCGATTTACGTTGACAATGGTTTAATGAGATTAAATGAAACTGAACAAGTCTACAAGACTTTAACCGAAGGTTTAGGTATCAATTTGACTGTCGTTGATGCTACCGATTTATTCTTGGGTAAATTACAGGGTGTTACTGATCcagaaaagaagagaaagatcATTGGTAACAACTTCATCCATGTTTTTGAAGCTGAAGCTGCTAAGATTAAGCCAGCATCTGGTCAAGAAATcgaatatttattacaagGTACTTTATACCCAGATGTCATTGAatccatttctttcaagGGACCATCTCAAACTATCAAGACCCATCACAATGTCGGTGGTTTGTTAGAAgatatgaaattaaaattgattgaacCTTTgagagaattatttaaagatgAAGTTCGTCACTTAGGTGAAATCATGGGTGTTCCTCACGACTTAGTCTGGAGACATCCTTTCCCAGGTCCAGGTTTAGCTATTAGAGTTTTAGGTGAAGTTACCAGAGAACAACTTAAGATCGCTCGTGAAGCTGATAACATtttcattgaagaaattagaaagGCTGGTTTGTACAAGGACATTTCCCAAGCTTTCGCTGCTTTATTACCTGTTAAGTCTGTTGGTGTTATGGGTGACCAAAGAACTTATGAACAAGTTATCGCTTTAAGAGCTATCGAGACAACTGATTTCATGACTGCTGATTGGTTCGTTTTTGAAGCTGCTTTCTTGAAGAAGACCGCTTCAAGAATTGTTAATGAAGTTGATGGTGTTGCTCGTGTCACTTACGATATCACTTCTAAGCCACCAGCAACTGTCGAATGGGAATAATCTCGTCGCCGTATCGTAGATAGACtacttttcaatattgtcTTATACTTATAATTATTCTAATTACCTATAAATCCTCGTTCGTCAATTCGTAAATTTCCTGTCTCAAGACAGTTGCTACTAATAACCCATCGTCGTGAGAAACActcaattgaaattcttcGTTTTCTTTCTTGTAGAAATCACTTCGTATAAAAGGCTTCCCTTGCTCGTTATAATATCTATACCAATTTTTAAACTGAAATTGTCTTTGATACTCATCATCCAAGGTTTTATAAACTGCTTCCTTTGAAGCCCAACTACCTGATATTAGAGATATACATTCGttcaatttattgttaTCCTTAAATTCATTGAACTTCGGTAACTCGAACTCTGGATGTAATATTCTTGACGATATTCTACTAGTAAATCGTGAATTGAGTTTACCCTTTGATAATAGCAATTCTTTGAACCTATTtgttttgataatatcaacGCCTATACCTAATGTTATACCTAATTTCCTTACCATATTGTCTTTAGTTTCTATTGTGTAGAAAGATTGtacaaaaattaaatttaatcGCATTTCATCACTCATCGAACCCTCTTAATCCACAATTTATCTTTTAAGTATCACTTATATACGTATCTTGAATATGGCATCCTCAATCTCGGGACCAGTTCCATTACCTGAATCGAAATatgatttatcatcatattGGGGAAGAGTAAAACATTGTGCTGAAATCTCCGATCCAACAATGTTGTTGAATTCTACCAAAGACATTCAAACAGCAAAGATAATGATCTGGGAATACCGTAATGGTGTAAGACCAACTATGACTCCAGAATTATGGAGGGCTAAAAGAGTTTTAGATTCCACGTTACATCCAGATACTGGAGAAACTGTATTTTTACCATTTAGAATGAGTTCATGTGTCTTGTCTAATTTAGTTGTTACAGCTGGTATGTTGACGCCAAACTTAGGTCCAGCAGGAACGATATTTTGGCAGGTGGCGAACCAGTCCTTAAACGTTGCTATTAATACTGCTAATGCTAATAAATCACATCCTTTGAGCACTCAACAGATTATTACAAATTATACTATGGCGGTTACTGCTTCTTGTTCAGTTGCCTTAGGTTTAAATGCTATAGTTCCAAGATTGAAATCGTTAAGACCTAATACCAGAATGATCTTAGGCCGTTTAGTTCCATTTGCAGCCGTTGTGTCTGCAGGTGTTGTCAATGTATTCTTAATGAGAAGTGAGGAAATTAAAAAGGGTATTAATGTCTACGataaagaaggaaaagaagtCGGAATTTCTCAAACCGCTGCTGTGTATGCTGTTAGTGAGACTGCTGCCAGTCGTGTTATAAACGCAACACCAGTGATGGTTATTCCACCTTTAATTTTAGTCAAATTACAGAAATCAGGCTTCTTGAAGGGTAAATCCAAAAAGTGGGAGATCGCTACTAATATGGGATTAATTTTCACAACTGCTTTGGCAGCTTTGCCGTTTGCATTAGCAATATTTCCTCAAAGAAGACAATTATTGGCAACTCAattggaagaaaaattcCATGGCTTAAAAGATAAAAATGGTAATGAGGTTGAATACTTGGAATTTAACAGAGGTATTTAATTTCTATAGTAAAGCTGTAAATAGGTTATATACATTAGCAACATTTCGTTTGCAatctattattttattatgaCCTGAAACTACCAAAACCTCCAAGATTCGTATATGTCGGATTTTAATGCCTTTTCAACTTCGTCTCTATCCTTGTAACTAGAAAAGACTTCGGCTGAAAATACAGTATCCCTTTTGTCTTTGTCAACATCctctaatgataatgatccTACTCCTTTACCGCCTAACGAAGTTTCGAAAGTTTCATATCCTTcgttttcaaattctttgattgCCTTTTGAATCACTTCTTCCTCTACGTCATCATGAACCAAACTAATAGCACAGCCACCACCTCCAGCGCCAGTTAATTTAGTAGAACCTATACCATGGGTATCTCcgataattttgattttttccAAGGCAGGGTGGGAAACACCCAAAGCAACCAATAATCCATGATTAATATTGACTAATTCACGTAATTgatctttctcttctttaCCAAAAGATGGTCtgatcattatttgatatgCCTCAAATACTAAATGCTCCATTGCATCTAAAATCGAGCCTGCGCATTTAGGATAGGTCCTATTTACTTGAGCAACATTACCCACTAATGCAGCTGTGCTTCTTGGCACTTTGGTATTTATAAGTATCAATTTGATAGGTGGAAAATTTCTCATAGTAGTACGGACAGATGGTTTGGATGGTATCGTTGTCCTTTGAAACATGACAGCACCACCGTACGTAGCCACAGCGTTATCAATTCCCGAAGGATTACCGTGAAAGCATTTTTCACCCATTAAAGACCAGCTATCAATGAAGTCTAGATCagaattttctttcttatAAACTTTCTCAGTAGAAGTATGGCATGCCGCTGAAACATGTTTACCAAGACGAGCCAATGCGCTAGCGAGGCATACGGCTGTACAGGCTGAAGATCCTAACCCTGCTCCAATGGGTAATGTCGATTTGACAATAAACCTCATACCTGGAACGTCCTTGTTAGATAAATTTGCATACAAGTAGAGGAAGCAAAGACAAGCGGTATAATGCAATTTAGATTCAACATCAGCCAAAACCGTGCTCAATAAATCAACGATTTCTGGTACTAATTCCTCCGTAACAACAGGcttttcatctttaaaCGTAACGAATTTTCTGATATCTTCCCAGGGTATGTTTTCTTTATTCCAAGAATGCGATAACCCAATATCTGGAAAATCCAATCTTATATCGTTCACATCTTCGCATGGTGTAACTAACAAATATGCTCTCAAACTAAGTGCCGCGGCAATAGCTGGTTTACCATAAACTGCTGAGTGTTCTCCATATATGATTACCTTACCAGGCGCACTAACCAAGAAAGGAGAGACCGACATGGATGTTCTTAGACTGTGATTACTTGGAAttggaaatatttcaacGTCAAGCTCTTTTAAAATATCGCGTTTTTCGCTAAATTTATACGAGTACTAAATGAAGATTGATTTTTATTCTAGTACAAATACATACATACTTCTATAAACGTTTTATTGATTGAAGAAAGCCTTTAACTCGCGAATTTCGTCAAtcgaattattaataaattttctgTAGGTTACATCACCTCCTTCTACCATTCTTTGCTCCTCTGGTGAACATGGAAGTATTCTTGAGGATAAGAACTTTGGGTGTTTCAACAAATTGTTGATacattcaacaaaatcatcaCGCTTGGATTCAGTTTCCAAACCTGGTAATAATTGCATGTCAATGGTATGAGATGCAGTCTCAATATTCCTTGCAATGGCTGcttgatttaaataatcgttaatattcaatgattgtaacattttgaataatagtaaAATTTGACTAGTTTCAGATATCATGGAAGACGTAATTCTGATCGTGGAGGAGTCCTTGGACCAACTCTCAATACatgattcaatttgtttACCAAACGCTTGAAGTGCCAAGCTTACTTCCGGAATAATGCTTGGTCCTAGTCTAGATAATGCTGTTAAGAATATTGGTAAAATCCCATTAGTCCAAATTCTATGGTAATGTGGTGATATGAGAGTATTGACGCCACCAGATTCAATAGGACTGGATATTTTACTTTGAACTATTACCAAGAACATTCCAGATGATATTAATCTTTCTGCCATGACTTCGATTGTcatcaattcttgaatgaaCATTAAACTCAACTGGGCAAAAATGTGTTCATCGTTAACCTCTATCAAATGGGACAATGaataaagatttaaaaGAGCCTTTATGGTaccattatcatcaattaacGAAGCCATTTCATAATTTAAGCTAGGAGATGATTTCATATTGACGAAAACCTTCAATATTGACAAGATCAACATTAAGTCATCCAATCTTCCATTCATCTTATTTGGCACATGATTCTTTTCGGTACGAGAGAGATAAACATCgttttgaatttcaataaacaAGTTCTTCGTAGCCTTAGTAATAATGAGCTCAAAAAGGTCACGGAAAATGCTCAAGTATTCAATCAACATACCAGAATCATCCTTAACAATGTTTAAGGAACAATATAGTATACGGAGCAAAGGTCTATAATTACCGGAatcttcattcaaatttttaagAAAATTCATACTCGAAGCggataataattctgaGCAGCccttaataatttcaagaacGATATTAAGATCCTTCTTTATATCGGGAGTTGTATATATTGTGTACTCAATGAAAAACGCCAATTCAATACGTCCTTGAAACACATCCGCAAAGAAATCTGCTGGAACACCCTCAGAAACgtttatttttaataaatgtGAAACCAAGTTTaaaaatttagaattcAATGCAGAAGGAAATCTTCGGCAAAACGCAGTTAGTAAAGCGCCAAATGATTTTGCAACCGAAGCTTGAGCACTtaaatattgca encodes:
- a CDS encoding DEHA2F11110p (similar to uniprot|P38625 Saccharomyces cerevisiae YMR217W GUA1 GMP synthase an enzyme that catalyzes the second step in the biosynthesis of GMP from inosine 5'-phosphate (IMP)); translated protein: MVNPADVPIEVSKVFDTILVLDFGSQYSHLITRRLREFNVYAEMLPCTQKISELTWKPKGIILSGGPYSVYEDGSPHVDHDIFKLNVPILGICYGMQELAWINGKGVARGDKREYGPATLNVEDSSCSLFKGVDHSQVWMSHGDKLHALPTGFKVVATSDNSPFAAISNEKENIFGIQFHPEVTHTKQGKVLLRNFAIDICQASNNWTMENFIDTEIARIQKLVGPTAEVIGAVSGGVDSTVGAKIMKEAIGDRFHAIYVDNGLMRLNETEQVYKTLTEGLGINLTVVDATDLFLGKLQGVTDPEKKRKIIGNNFIHVFEAEAAKIKPASGQEIEYLLQGTLYPDVIESISFKGPSQTIKTHHNVGGLLEDMKLKLIEPLRELFKDEVRHLGEIMGVPHDLVWRHPFPGPGLAIRVLGEVTREQLKIAREADNIFIEEIRKAGLYKDISQAFAALLPVKSVGVMGDQRTYEQVIALRAIETTDFMTADWFVFEAAFLKKTASRIVNEVDGVARVTYDITSKPPATVEWE
- a CDS encoding DEHA2F11132p (similar to uniprot|Q5L3G7 Geobacillus kaustophilus acpS Holo-[acyl-carrier-protein] synthase (EC 2.7.8.7) (Holo- ACP synthase)), yielding MVRKLGITLGIGVDIIKTNRFKELLLSKGKLNSRFTSRISSRILHPEFELPKFNEFKDNNKLNECISLISGSWASKEAVYKTLDDEYQRQFQFKNWYRYYNEQGKPFIRSDFYKKENEEFQLSVSHDDGLLVATVLRQEIYELTNEDL
- a CDS encoding DEHA2F11176p (similar to uniprot|P07277 Saccharomyces cerevisiae YMR208W ERG12 Mevalonate kinase acts in the biosynthesis of isoprenoids and sterols including ergosterol from mevalonate); amino-acid sequence: MSVSPFLVSAPGKVIIYGEHSAVYGKPAIAAALSLRAYLLVTPCEDVNDIRLDFPDIGLSHSWNKENIPWEDIRKFVTFKDEKPVVTEELVPEIVDLLSTVLADVESKLHYTACLCFLYLYANLSNKDVPGMRFIVKSTLPIGAGLGSSACTAVCLASALARLGKHVSAACHTSTEKVYKKENSDLDFIDSWSLMGEKCFHGNPSGIDNAVATYGGAVMFQRTTIPSKPSVRTTMRNFPPIKLILINTKVPRSTAALVGNVAQVNRTYPKCAGSILDAMEHLVFEAYQIMIRPSFGKEEKDQLRELVNINHGLLVALGVSHPALEKIKIIGDTHGIGSTKLTGAGGGGCAISLVHDDVEEEVIQKAIKEFENEGYETFETSLGGKGVGSLSLEDVDKDKRDTVFSAEVFSSYKDRDEVEKALKSDIYESWRFW
- a CDS encoding DEHA2F11154p (highly similar to uniprot|Q12029 Saccharomyces cerevisiae YOR271C Hypothetical ORF), with the translated sequence MASSISGPVPLPESKYDLSSYWGRVKHCAEISDPTMLLNSTKDIQTAKIMIWEYRNGVRPTMTPELWRAKRVLDSTLHPDTGETVFLPFRMSSCVLSNLVVTAGMLTPNLGPAGTIFWQVANQSLNVAINTANANKSHPLSTQQIITNYTMAVTASCSVALGLNAIVPRLKSLRPNTRMILGRLVPFAAVVSAGVVNVFLMRSEEIKKGINVYDKEGKEVGISQTAAVYAVSETAASRVINATPVMVIPPLILVKLQKSGFLKGKSKKWEIATNMGLIFTTALAALPFALAIFPQRRQLLATQLEEKFHGLKDKNGNEVEYLEFNRGI